The genomic interval CTCATGGCAATCTCGACAATGCTCACGACATGGCGTCTTTACGACGGGCTTCTGTGGTCTCTGATCCTTGTTGTCGCGACGTTGTTTTTCGGGCGATTCTTCTGCGGCTGGGTCTGTCCGACGGGAACAGTTAATCACTTGTTTTCATTGGGAAAAGCTAATCGCAAATCGCTACTTGGCAAAAGCGTCGTAGACTCGAACCGATGGCACCGTTACCAGAAGTTGAAGTACTACATATTGATATTGATGCTCGGGGCAGCTCTGCTGACCTCGCTTTTGACCGGCATTCTCGATCCACTGTCGCTGCTGATCAGATCAGTTGGTCTGGTTGTGATCCCGATGGTTTTGTATGTCATAGATTTTGTCAACGGTATCCTTTTTGGTGCAGGAGCGACTGCTCTGACCTATCCGGGAATCGCGCTGAACATGTTCTCTGAGCATGTGCTGTTGATGACAAAACCGGTACACTATCACACAATTATCTCCTTGGGACTATTCTTCTTCCTCGTGCTTGCGACCAATCGAGTATTTACCAGATTCTGGTGCCGTGGCATTTGTCCTCTCGGGGCGTTGCTCGGGATACTATCTCGATGGTCGATTCTTGGGATGGAGAAATGTCATGAGAACTGCACCGACTGCAATCTCTGTCTTAAGTACTGTCAGGGCGGAGACGACCCGATTGCGAACACACCGTGGAGAAAGGCCGACTGCCATCTATGTCTGAATTGTCAGGCTGTTTGTCCTGAAAATGTCATCAAGTTTAAGCTGTTTCCGAAGGATGCTCTCGATCAAGTGAATCCGGCGCCTGATATCACACGCCGCAAAGTTGCTGCTTCGATTCTCGGTGGGGCCGTCGCCGTTCCACTGATGCGGTCCGGGGATGATTTTGAGGCGAATTTCAATGAGAAATTGATCCGCCCGCCCGGCTCGGTCTCTGAGGACCAGTTTCTGTCGAGATGTGTCCGTTGTGGCGAATGCATGAAAGTCTGCCCGAACAACGCTTTGCACCCGACGTTTCTGGAAGCTGGCTGGGAAGGTATATGGTCGCCGATTCTGATCCCACGCATAGGCTACTGCGAGCACACATGCACACTTTGCAGTCAGGTTTGTCCGACCGGCGCGATCAGGGAGATTACGCTCGAAGATAAGGTTGGAACTGAGGACAAACGCGCGATTTCGATTGGCACTGCATTTTTCGATCGCGGGCGATGCCTCCCCTGGGCGATGGCGACACCCTGCATCGTCTGTGAGGAATGGTGCCCGACATCGCCAAAAGCGATTTATTTCGTCGAAGA from Candidatus Zixiibacteriota bacterium carries:
- a CDS encoding 4Fe-4S binding protein; amino-acid sequence: MTIETVRNLRRTSQGLFLAIFLILLLRTGFSGSLSADAIKDFRLSWPVAVFLQFDPLMAISTMLTTWRLYDGLLWSLILVVATLFFGRFFCGWVCPTGTVNHLFSLGKANRKSLLGKSVVDSNRWHRYQKLKYYILILMLGAALLTSLLTGILDPLSLLIRSVGLVVIPMVLYVIDFVNGILFGAGATALTYPGIALNMFSEHVLLMTKPVHYHTIISLGLFFFLVLATNRVFTRFWCRGICPLGALLGILSRWSILGMEKCHENCTDCNLCLKYCQGGDDPIANTPWRKADCHLCLNCQAVCPENVIKFKLFPKDALDQVNPAPDITRRKVAASILGGAVAVPLMRSGDDFEANFNEKLIRPPGSVSEDQFLSRCVRCGECMKVCPNNALHPTFLEAGWEGIWSPILIPRIGYCEHTCTLCSQVCPTGAIREITLEDKVGTEDKRAISIGTAFFDRGRCLPWAMATPCIVCEEWCPTSPKAIYFVEEEVVGPDKKLVTVKRPHMNPDVCIGCGACEKVCPIVDKPAVYVTSVGETRSSYNQILLERTMKRKSS